A single genomic interval of Calypte anna isolate BGI_N300 chromosome 3, bCalAnn1_v1.p, whole genome shotgun sequence harbors:
- the KLHL31 gene encoding kelch-like protein 31: MAPKKKNVKKNKADINEMTIIVEDGPLSKLNGLNGLLDGGNGFSCISSEVSDPSYSPNLLEGLSRMRQENFLCDLTISTKTKSFSVHKVVMASCSDYFHNILKKDPSTQRVDLNDVSPLGLATVITYAYTGKLTLSLYTIGSIISTAIYLQIHSLVKMCCDFLIQEISVENCMYVANIAETYGLKTTKEAAHKFIRDNFIEFSETEQFLKLTFDQINELLADDDLQLPSEIVAFQIAIKWLEFDQKRVKFAADLLSNIRFGTISAQDLVSYVQTVPRMMQDADCHKLLVDAMNYHLLPYHQNTLQSRRTRIRGGFRVLVTVGGRPALAEKSLSRDILYRDPENGWRKLTEMPSKSFNQCVTVMDGFLYVAGGEDQNDARNQAKHAVSNFCRYDPRFNTWIHLASMNQRRTHFSLNVFNGLLYAVGGRNPEGSLSSIECYVPATNQWQPKASLEVPRCCHASAVVDGQILVTGGYINNAYSRSVCVYDPSKDSWQDKSSLSTPRGWHCAVSLLERVYVMGGSQLGGRAERVDVLPVECYSPYTGQWSYVAPLQTGVSTAGASILNGKIYLVGGWNEIEKKYKKCIQCYNPDLNEWTEEDELPEATVGVSCCTISMPSTKTRESRASSVSSVPVSI, translated from the exons ATGGCCCCTAAGAAGAAGAATGTAAAGAAGAACAAAGCAGATATCAATGAAATGACTATCATTGTGGAAGATGGCCCTCTCAGTAAACTAAATGGCTTGAATGGACTCTTGGATGGAGGAAATGGTTTCAGCTGCATCTCCTCTGAAGTTTCTGACCCATCATATAGCCCAAATCTCTTGGAAGGTCTAAGCAGAATGAGacaagaaaattttctttgtgACTTGACTATCAGTACCAAAACCAAATCCTTCAGTGTTCATAAGGTGGTGATGGCTTCATGCAGTGACTACTTTCACAACATCTTGAAGAAGGATCCGTCCACTCAAAGAGTAGACCTCAATGACGTATCCCCACTGGGTCTAGCTACTGTTATCACTTATGCTTACACTGGAAAACTTACTCTCTCACTTTATACAATAGGTAGTATTATTTCCACAGCAATTTATCTACAGATTCACTCCCTTGTAAAGATGTGCTGTGATTTTCTAATCCAAGAAATCAGTGTTGAGAATTGTATGTACGTTGCCAATATTGCAGAAACATACGGACTGAAAACAACCAAGGAAGCAGCACATAAATTTATTCGAGACAACTTCATCGAGTTTTCAGAAACCGAACAGTTCTTAAAACTTACTTTTGATCAGATTAATGAACTTCTTGCAGATGATGACTTGCAGTTGCCTTCTGAAATTGTTGCATTCCAGATTGCGATAAAATGGCTGGAATTTGACCAAAAAAGAGTTAAGTTTGCTGCTGATCTCTTAAGTAACATCCGTTTTGGTACCATCTCAGCCCAAGACCTTGTCAGTTATGTTCAAACTGTTCCCAGAATGATGCAAGATGCAGACTGCCATAAGCTCCTAGTGGATGCCATGAACTATCATTTGCTTCCCTACCACCAGAATACACTGCAGTCCAGAAGAACGAGGATCCGTGGAGGTTTCAGAGTCTTAGTTACTGTTGGGGGGCGCCCTGCTCTAGCAGAAAAATCTCTTAGCAGAGACATCTTATACAGAGATCCTGAAAATGGATGGAGGAAGCTGACTGAAATGCCTTCTAAAAGTTTTAATCAGTGTGTGACAGTGATGGATGGATTTCTCTATGTGGCTGGTGGGGAAGACCAGAATGATGCCAGGAACCAAGCCAAGCATGCAGTCAGCAATTTCTGCAG aTACGATCCTCGTTTCAACACCTGGATTCACCTGGCGAGCATGAACCAGCGGCGCACCCACTTCAGCCTGAACGTGTTCAATGGCCTCCTCTATGCCGTGGGTGGTCGCAACCCTGAGGGCTCCCTCTCCTCCATTGAGTGCTATGTGCCTGCCACAAATCAGTGGCAGCCAAAGGCATCTCTGGAGGTGCCCAGGTGCTGTCATGCCAGTGCCGTGGTGGATGGTCAGATCCTGGTGACAGGAGGGTACATTAATAATGCTTACTCTCGCTCAGTGTGCGTGTATGACCCCAGCAAAGATAGCTGGCAGGATAAGTCCAGCCTCAGCACCCCGAGGGGCTGGCACTGTGCAGTGTCTCTGCTGGAGAGGGTCTATGTCATGGGGGGGTCTCAGCTGGGGGGGCGAGCTGAGAGGGTGGACGTTCTCCCCGTGGAGTGTTACAGTCCTTACACAGGGCAGTGGAGTTACGTGGCTCCGCTCCAAACTGGAGTCAGCACTGCTGGTGCCTCCATCCTTAATGGGAAAATTTACTTGGTGGGTGGCTGGAATGAAATAGAGAAGAAATATAAGAAATGCATTCAGTGCTATAATCCGGACCTCAATGAGTGGACAGAGGAAGATGAGCTGCCTGAGGCCACTGTGGGCGTATCCTGCTGTACAATATCCATGCCCAGCACCAAGACAAGAGAGTCCAGGGCCAGCTCAGTTTCTTCTGTCCCAGTCAGTATTTAA